A genomic stretch from Microplitis mediator isolate UGA2020A chromosome 10, iyMicMedi2.1, whole genome shotgun sequence includes:
- the LOC130675747 gene encoding uncharacterized protein LOC130675747 — protein MVTAEEFLNDAIYAIVAFDEYDHHQKKLIELVPRSWITIDEEDNCTCRYPPTSMAQAYMTQWLKNLKEPEDTWSSHTVEIISKANNYTKGLRRLYRAFTTAQAASDFDDIYQPELRNDTVHREIQQMFDETSSIIVTEQLPQGNSGSPETSTSNQNQTHHVNEHSRKAKKRKASSDGLNPTVIENNTKEKSSSKIDDKLTELKNSMTSKQKIMAEYVDLKFEIMEKKITNAKRSILYDLKNRTRDNVSTSNQPTSTAKTVDNSWKEKINIELPIKDAETFSTFDDELKVNLEKQAALKTMYQILTDGSNYEKAIKMIMSEMISKEVQLLYSGAGRITKKGGKLNFSTTNTFTLIEDFIKEKYGNENRQFKVLTIVSTFLSGAGDRDGGRISRSKN, from the exons ATGGTTACAGctgaagaatttttaaatgatgcgATTTATGCAATCGTCGCATTTGATGAATATGatcatcatcaaaaaaaattgatcgaaCTTGTTCCAAGATCGTGGATTACGATTGACGAGGAAGATAACTGCACTTGTCGTTATCCACCTACTTCAATGGCACAAGCTTATATGACCCAATGGCTCAAAAATCTTAAAGAGCCAGAAGACACATGGTCATCTCATACTGTTGAAATTATCTCTAAAGCAA ACAATTATACCAAAGGATTACGCAGACTTTACCGGGCATTTACAACCGCTCAAGCTGCGAGCGATTTTGATGATATATACCAACCGGAATTGCGAAATGATACAGTTCATAGGGAAATTCAACAAATGTTTGATGAAACATCTTCGATAATAGTGACCGAACAATTACCTCAAGGCAACAGTGGTTCACCagaaa CTTCAACAAGCAATCAAAATCAAACACATCATGTTAATGAACATTCTCGGAAAGCTAAAAAGCGAAAAGCCAGCtctg atggTCTAAATCCTAcagtaattgaaaataatacaaaagaaaaaagcTCGTCGAAAATAGACGATAAGCTAACGGAATTGAAAAACAGCATGACTTCCAAACAAA aaattatgGCTGAGTAtgtcgatttaaaatttgagataatggaaaaaaaaatcacgaaTGCGAAGCGCAGCATTCTTTATGACCTAAAAAATAGAACTCGTGATAATGTAAGCACCTCTAATCAACCAACATCAACTGCCAAAACAGTTGATAACTcttggaaagaaaaaattaatattgagtTACCGATAAAAGACGCTGAAACATTTTCAACATTTGATGATGAGTTGAAAGTAAATCTTGAAAAACAAGCAGCCCTT AAGACtatgtatcaaattttaacaGACGGCTCAAACTATGAGAAAGCCATTAAAATGATAATGTCTgaaatgatttcaaaagaAGTCCAACTATTATATAGCGGTGCTGGACGGATCACAAAAAAAGggggaaaattaaattttagtacAACTAATACTTTTACTTTAATTGaag attttattaaagaaaagtATGGAAATGAAAACCGTCAATTTAAAGTATTAACAATAGTCAGTACTTTTCTTTCGGGTGCAGGCGATCGTGATGGTGGAAGAATATCGCGTTCAAAGAATTAA
- the LOC130676389 gene encoding uncharacterized protein LOC130676389 has translation MSRKRSSSHNFYYKIKKERYMKSVASDSDSEDSDCANDRIVTNSICTNHSATNDESRILFDKVDSNETNSSSGSFHIESNDQLQDEISEPNEVQVQKPADENLHSKLIKWVINNIDKLPLTSVDELLQVLISEGYKTFPPTAHALLGYKHCINSQRVLTKNGTFGQYLYLGILNGLENRIDPGVFNEDSIKIVVFIDGMKIYKNSKGQLWPIAVQLYDKKYICPPFIAGLFYGDAKPSDVGSLLNDFVDEVKLLVTNGVTIQGTSYSFKLVALIADGQARAYLKCIKGPIAFYGCERCTIRGVTIQKKRVYPETNFEKRSKDSFDNKTQPEHHQEDVTTPLIKIPGFDPVKDVILDSMHLLFLGAMKYLLVKWVEKGSSVRLSRQNRQTFKRVMDSVSGYVPKEFQRKVFDTDDVSHWKATQYRFMLLYAGPIILKFVLDTNVYKHFLLLHVACRILCSAELVVENVDYADNLLKKFFKLMPKFYGEACQVMNFHNLIHVADDVRHLQAPLSDFSSFWGENFIGKLKYFVQSAAKPLQQIINRLNAVETLGNIKIKKKCILEEYNINENADVIRDDEGRMIPVNSVKIYDMFISSSPPNNTVQLKNNKIFIISDILLRENDSTVKDLNDFYIEGFEGVGVEEIFVNPCKSSDLGSVKINEFSEKMKRLSLKKMKSKCLLLKVNNDNYAITFLHSICTENYE, from the exons ATGTCTCGCAAACGTTCGagttctcataatttttattataaaattaaaaaagagcGGTACATGAAAAGTGTGGCATCTGATTCTGATAGCGAAGACAGTGACTGTGCCAATGACAGAATTGTTACAAACAGTATATGCACTAATCATAGTGCTACTAATGATGAATCTCGAATTTTATTtg ataaagTAGATAGCAATGAAACAAATTCGTCTTCTGGTAGCTTTCATATTGAATCAAATGATCAGCTTCAAGATGAAATATCAGAGCCCAATGAAGTCCAGGTACAAAAACCTGCAGATGAAAATCTTCACtccaaattaataaaatgggtaattaataatattgataaattaccTCTAACATCTGTAGATGAGCTTTTACAAGTTTTGATAAGTGAGGGTTACAAAACATTTCCTCCGACAGCTCATGCTCTTTTAGGTTATAAGCACTGTATTAATTCACAACGtgtattaacaaaaaatggtACTTTTGGGCAGTATTTATACTTAGGAATACTAAACGGTTTAGAAAACCGAATTGATCCAGGAGTATTCAACGAAGATTCGATTAAAATAGTTGTGTTCATAGAtggtatgaaaatatataaaaattcaaaaggtCAACTTTGGCCTATTGCAGTACAGCTgtatgacaaaaaatatatatgtcctCCTTTTATTGCTGGATTATTTTACGGTGATGCTAAACCTAGTGATGTTGGTAGCCTTCTGAATGATTTCGTCGATGaagttaaattattagttaCTAATGGTGTGACAATACAAGGGACAAGTTATTCTTTTAAACTAGTCGCCTTGATTGCTGACGGACAAGCCCGAGCGTACTTGAAGTGCATAAAGGGGCCAATAGCATTTTATGGATGTGAACGCTGTACCATTAGAGGTgttacaatacaaaaaaaacgcGTCTATCCggaaacaaattttgaaaaacgcTCTAAAGAttcttttgataataaaactcAACCTGAACATCACCAAGAGGATGTTACTACCCCTCTTATTAAGATTCCTGGTTTCGATCCAGTTAAAGACGTTATTCTGGACTCAATGCATTTATTGTTTCTAGGAGCAATGAAATATCTATTGGTGAAATGGGTAGAAAAGGGAAGTTCAGTTAGACTAAGCCGTCAAAATCGACAGACTTTCAAAAGAGTAATGGACTCTGTTAGTGGATATGTACCTAAAGAATTTCAGCGAAAGGTATTCGATACTGATGATGTGTCACATTGGAAGGCCACGCAGTATCGTTTTATGCTGTTGTATGCTGGcccaattattttaaagttcgtACTAGACACGAATGTGtacaaacattttttactgTTACACGTTGCTTGTCGCATTCTCTGCAGTGCAGAGCTAGTAGTTGAAAACGTTGATTATGCTgataatttactaaaaaagttttttaaactaatgCCGAAATTTTATGGAGAAGCATGTCAAGTAATGAACTTTCACAATCTGATACACGTTGCAGATGATGTGAGACATCTTCAAGCTCCATTGAGCGATTTCTCATCATTTTGGggtgaaaattttataggcaaattaaaatatttcgtaCAATCAGCAGCAAAGCCCTTGCAACAAATTATTAATCGTTTAAATGCTGTCGAAACCTTAggcaatattaaaattaaaaaaaaatgtatacttGAAGAgtataatattaatgaaaatgCAGATGTAATTAGAGATGATGAAGGTCGAATGATACCAGTCAACtctgtcaaaatatatgacatGTTTATAAGCAGTAGTCCTCCAAATAATACtgttcaattgaaaaataataagatcTTTATTATAAGTGATATACTTTTAAGGGAAAATGATTCCACTGTTAAAGAtctaaatgatttttatatagaaGGCTTCGAAGGTGTTGGAGTAGAAGAAATATTTGTGAATCCATGTAAATCGAGTGACTTAGGCTctgttaaaattaatgaattttcagAAAAGATGAAACGTCTCTCattgaagaaaatgaaaagcaaatgtttgttattaaaagttaataatgaCAACTATGCAATTACATTTCTGCACTCTATTTGTACAGAAAATTACGAGTAA